Proteins found in one Flavobacterium channae genomic segment:
- the pepT gene encoding peptidase T, translated as MQHIIDRFISYVTIDTESDPNSDTTPSTKKQLDLANLLVKELKAMGMTDVTIDKNGYVMATLESNVKHEVPTIGFVSHYDTTPDFTGANVKPQIVKNYDGGDIVLNKKQNIVLSPSYFKDLLQYKGQTLITTDGTTLLGADDKAGITEIMSAMEYLIQHPEIKHGKIRVGFTPDEEIGRGAHKFDVEKFGCEWAYTMDGSQIGELEYENFNAAGAKIIFKGKSVHPGYAKGKMINSMLLANQFISKLPKNEIPEKTKGYEGFFHVVGISGSIEETVVELIIRDHSAKKFKERKEFIHELANKFNKKWKKQFGDEIVVAEVKDQYYNMKEKVKPVFHIVEIAEKAMNELGIKPIIKPIRGGTDGCQLSYKGLPCPNIFAGGHNFHGKYEYVPVESMVKATEVIVKIAEITASNKK; from the coding sequence ATGCAACACATTATCGATCGCTTTATAAGCTACGTTACTATAGACACTGAATCAGATCCAAATTCTGACACAACTCCAAGTACAAAAAAACAATTGGACCTTGCTAATTTATTAGTTAAAGAACTAAAAGCAATGGGGATGACAGATGTAACTATTGATAAAAATGGTTACGTTATGGCAACTCTTGAAAGTAATGTAAAACACGAAGTTCCTACTATCGGATTTGTTTCACATTACGACACAACTCCTGATTTTACTGGAGCTAATGTAAAACCTCAAATTGTAAAAAATTATGATGGTGGTGATATCGTTTTAAATAAAAAACAAAACATTGTTTTATCGCCAAGCTATTTTAAAGACTTATTACAATACAAAGGGCAAACGTTAATTACTACTGATGGCACAACACTTTTAGGTGCTGATGATAAAGCCGGAATTACAGAAATTATGTCGGCTATGGAGTACTTAATTCAACATCCTGAAATTAAGCACGGAAAAATCCGTGTAGGATTTACACCTGATGAAGAAATTGGTCGTGGCGCTCATAAATTTGATGTTGAGAAATTTGGTTGCGAATGGGCTTATACCATGGACGGAAGTCAAATTGGTGAATTAGAATACGAAAACTTTAATGCTGCTGGAGCTAAAATTATTTTCAAAGGAAAAAGTGTTCATCCAGGTTACGCAAAAGGAAAAATGATAAACTCGATGCTTTTAGCAAATCAATTTATTTCGAAATTACCTAAAAACGAAATTCCTGAAAAAACTAAAGGATACGAAGGATTTTTCCACGTAGTAGGAATTTCAGGAAGCATTGAAGAAACAGTTGTTGAATTAATCATCAGAGATCATAGTGCTAAAAAATTCAAAGAACGCAAAGAGTTCATTCATGAATTGGCAAACAAATTCAACAAAAAATGGAAAAAACAATTTGGTGATGAAATTGTAGTTGCTGAAGTGAAAGACCAATATTACAATATGAAAGAAAAAGTAAAACCTGTTTTTCATATTGTTGAAATTGCTGAAAAAGCAATGAACGAATTGGGAATAAAACCAATCATAAAACCTATTAGAGGAGGAACTGATGGTTGTCAATTATCTTACAAAGGTTTACCATGTCCAAACATTTTTGCTGGCGGACATAATTTCCATGGTAAATACGAATATGTTCCGGTAGAAAGTATGGTAAAAGCAACTGAAGTCATTGTGAAAATTGCTGAAATAACTGCTTCAAATAAAAAATAA
- the porX gene encoding T9SS response regulator signal transducer PorX: MSQIKILWVDDEIDLLKPHILFLEKKNYHVTTCNNGQDAIDLFDEQNFDIVFLDENMPGLSGLETLSELKEKKSSVPVIMITKSEEEYIMEEAIGSKIADYLIKPVNPNQILLSLKKNLDHSRLISEKTTLDYQKEFRKIVMDMAMVRTYEDWVELYKKLLFWELELENIEDQSMVEILESQKTEANVQFGKFIERNYEDWIQDPDDAPVLSHQVFGQYVAPEIRKKDKPILFIVIDNLRYDQWKAFESIVNNHYKLEKEVSYYSILPTATQYARNAIFSGLLPLDMEKKFPQYWKNDVDDGGKNLYEGEFLTEQLKRLGLNIKQEYYKITNFKDGKKLADNFKALKSNDLTTIVYNFVDMLSHAKTEMDVVKELASNDKAYRSLTLSWFKNSPLLEMIQQAQALGFRLILTTDHGTINCKNPSKVIGDKNTSLNLRYKTGRSLTYEDKDVYAVKDPKKIGLPALNMSSSFIFAKNDLFLAYVNNFNHYVSYYRNTYQHGGISLEEMVIPFLVLEPR, from the coding sequence ATGAGCCAGATAAAAATACTTTGGGTTGACGATGAAATCGATTTATTAAAACCACATATATTATTCTTAGAAAAGAAAAACTATCATGTAACAACTTGTAATAATGGTCAAGATGCTATTGATTTGTTTGATGAGCAAAATTTTGACATTGTTTTCTTAGATGAAAATATGCCTGGTTTGAGTGGTTTAGAAACTTTATCTGAATTAAAAGAAAAAAAATCTTCAGTTCCAGTAATTATGATTACCAAAAGTGAAGAAGAATATATAATGGAAGAAGCTATTGGTTCTAAAATTGCCGATTATTTGATAAAACCAGTAAATCCAAATCAAATTTTACTGAGTTTAAAGAAAAACTTAGACCATTCAAGGTTGATTTCAGAAAAAACAACTTTAGACTACCAAAAAGAATTCCGAAAAATTGTTATGGATATGGCAATGGTTCGCACTTACGAAGATTGGGTTGAATTGTATAAAAAACTTCTTTTTTGGGAATTGGAATTGGAAAATATTGAAGACCAAAGTATGGTTGAAATTCTAGAAAGTCAAAAAACGGAAGCCAATGTACAATTTGGTAAATTCATTGAGCGTAATTACGAAGACTGGATTCAAGATCCAGATGACGCTCCAGTTTTATCGCATCAAGTTTTTGGACAATATGTAGCGCCTGAAATTCGTAAAAAAGATAAACCTATCTTGTTTATTGTGATTGATAATTTACGATATGATCAGTGGAAAGCTTTTGAAAGTATAGTAAACAATCACTACAAATTAGAAAAAGAAGTAAGCTACTACTCTATTCTTCCAACAGCTACGCAATATGCCAGAAATGCTATTTTCTCTGGGTTATTGCCTTTAGATATGGAGAAAAAGTTTCCTCAATATTGGAAAAACGATGTTGATGATGGTGGAAAAAACTTATACGAAGGCGAATTTCTTACTGAGCAATTAAAACGTTTGGGATTAAATATCAAACAAGAATATTATAAGATTACCAATTTTAAAGACGGAAAAAAATTAGCAGACAATTTCAAAGCTTTAAAAAGTAACGACTTAACAACAATTGTTTACAATTTTGTTGACATGCTTTCTCATGCTAAAACTGAAATGGATGTTGTAAAAGAATTAGCATCAAATGATAAAGCGTATCGTTCGTTAACTTTGAGTTGGTTTAAAAATTCACCTTTATTAGAAATGATTCAGCAAGCGCAAGCACTTGGTTTCAGATTAATTTTAACAACTGATCATGGAACTATAAACTGTAAAAATCCTTCTAAAGTTATTGGAGATAAAAACACGAGTTTAAACCTTAGATACAAAACCGGAAGAAGTTTAACATATGAAGATAAAGATGTTTATGCAGTTAAAGATCCTAAAAAAATTGGACTTCCAGCTTTAAATATGAGCAGCTCTTTTATTTTCGCAAAAAACGATTTATTTTTGGCTTATGTTAACAACTTCAATCACTATGTAAGTTATTACAGAAACACTTACCAACACGGTGGAATTTCATTAGAAGAAATGGTGATTCCGTTTTTAGTGTTAGAACCAAGATAA
- the tsaE gene encoding tRNA (adenosine(37)-N6)-threonylcarbamoyltransferase complex ATPase subunit type 1 TsaE: protein MTINYSLEEINNIAKQILATPSLKKIITFHAQMGAGKTTLIKELVKELGVKDNSSSPTFSLVNEYRTYEGEIVYHFDLYRLNSEEEGYDMGLDEYFYSDNWCFIEWPEKTPNLIPIDHASISIKVMADGKRELVLKN, encoded by the coding sequence ATGACAATAAACTACAGTTTAGAAGAAATAAATAACATTGCTAAACAAATATTAGCCACACCTTCTTTAAAAAAAATCATCACCTTTCATGCTCAAATGGGAGCCGGAAAAACGACCTTAATTAAAGAATTAGTCAAAGAATTAGGTGTAAAAGATAATTCAAGTAGCCCAACATTTTCATTAGTAAACGAATATCGTACTTATGAAGGCGAAATTGTGTATCATTTTGACTTATATCGTTTAAATTCTGAAGAAGAAGGATACGATATGGGATTAGACGAATATTTTTATTCTGATAATTGGTGTTTTATAGAATGGCCTGAAAAAACACCAAATTTAATTCCAATTGATCATGCTAGCATTTCAATCAAAGTCATGGCTGATGGTAAACGAGAATTGGTTTTAAAAAATTAA
- a CDS encoding HD domain-containing protein: MSHTNKLKIFNDPIYGFITIPNSLIYDLIQHPYFQRLRRISQMGMSYLVYPGAHHTRFHHALGCMHIMQKAVQTLQFKGVSISEEEENALYIAILLHDIGHGPYSHAMEHSIVEEVHHEELSLQFMEQLNKEFNGKLALAIQVFKGEYHRKFMLQLISSQLDMDRMDYLKRDSFYSGVAEGNINSERLIQMMNVQDDYLVIEEKGIYSVEKFLVARRLMYWQAYLHKTSVVAELILTKILKRAKELTQKGVLLPCSEPLQFFLQNKISLQDFDKSTLDKFSYLDDYDVLGAIKSWQFHSDFVLQSLCKMILNRDLLKIQMSDEKPNKENLIALKNKYMAYANISDKEADYFVFKGKLKNQAYSKSSEPIRILKKDKTIEDVVEASDQLHLKALSKPVTKYFICFPKVVMEA; encoded by the coding sequence GTGAGCCATACCAATAAACTCAAAATATTCAATGATCCTATTTATGGTTTTATTACCATTCCAAATTCATTAATCTACGATTTAATTCAACATCCTTACTTTCAGCGTTTGCGTAGAATTTCCCAAATGGGAATGTCGTATTTAGTCTATCCAGGAGCACATCACACACGATTTCATCATGCATTAGGTTGTATGCATATCATGCAAAAAGCTGTTCAAACTTTACAGTTTAAAGGTGTTTCTATTTCTGAAGAAGAAGAAAATGCACTATATATAGCTATACTTTTACACGATATAGGACATGGTCCTTATAGTCATGCAATGGAACATAGTATTGTAGAAGAAGTGCATCATGAAGAATTATCGCTTCAGTTTATGGAGCAATTAAATAAAGAGTTTAATGGAAAATTAGCACTTGCTATTCAGGTTTTTAAAGGAGAATATCATCGAAAATTCATGTTGCAATTGATTTCAAGTCAGTTGGATATGGATCGAATGGATTATTTAAAACGCGATAGTTTTTACAGCGGTGTTGCCGAAGGAAATATTAATAGTGAGCGTTTGATTCAGATGATGAATGTGCAAGACGATTATTTAGTAATTGAAGAAAAAGGGATTTATTCTGTTGAAAAGTTCTTAGTAGCAAGACGTTTAATGTATTGGCAAGCATATTTGCACAAGACAAGTGTTGTAGCAGAACTGATATTAACTAAAATTTTAAAGCGAGCTAAAGAATTAACGCAAAAAGGAGTTTTATTGCCTTGTAGCGAACCACTTCAGTTTTTCTTACAAAATAAAATTTCATTACAAGATTTTGATAAATCAACCTTGGATAAGTTTTCTTATTTAGATGATTATGATGTTTTAGGAGCAATCAAATCATGGCAATTTCATTCCGATTTTGTTTTGCAATCATTGTGTAAAATGATTCTGAATCGCGATTTATTAAAGATTCAAATGTCAGATGAAAAGCCAAACAAAGAAAATTTAATCGCACTTAAGAATAAGTATATGGCTTATGCAAACATTTCTGACAAAGAAGCCGATTATTTTGTTTTTAAAGGAAAGTTAAAGAATCAAGCCTATAGCAAATCAAGTGAGCCAATTCGAATATTAAAAAAAGATAAAACAATTGAAGATGTAGTTGAAGCTTCAGATCAATTGCATTTAAAAGCATTGTCAAAACCAGTAACAAAATATTTTATATGTTTTCCAAAAGTGGTGATGGAAGCATAG
- a CDS encoding alanine dehydrogenase, with product MSIYSPFSKSQLLPQEEKLEVARHKSELFIGIPKETSYQERRICLTPDAVSSLVSHGHRVMLEAGAGESSSYTDKEYSDAGAEITQDPKKVWGCPMILKVEPPTLSEIEMMNPQTIVISAIQLKTQKKEYFEALACKRITALAFEFIKDEDGSYPAVKSLSEIAGTASILIASELMIGENIGKGLLFGNITGVPPTKVVIIGAGTVAEYAARTALGLGAHVKVFDNSITKLRRLQNTLNQRIFTSTIQEKSLLKALRRCDVAIGAMKGKNRAPVVVTETMVEHMKKGAIIVDVSIDTGGCFETSEVTTHEKPTFIKNGVIHYCVPNIPSRYSKTASLSISNIISPFLLHIAEDGGIESAIRCNRGLKNGIYCYHGLLTNKAIADWFNLEYRDINLIVF from the coding sequence ATGTCCATTTATAGCCCTTTTTCAAAGTCACAGTTATTACCGCAAGAAGAGAAATTAGAAGTGGCACGACATAAAAGTGAATTATTTATTGGAATACCAAAAGAAACATCTTATCAAGAACGTCGTATTTGTTTAACTCCAGATGCAGTTTCTTCATTAGTTTCACACGGACATAGAGTAATGTTAGAAGCCGGAGCAGGTGAAAGTTCTAGTTATACAGATAAAGAATATAGTGATGCTGGTGCAGAAATAACGCAAGATCCTAAAAAAGTTTGGGGTTGCCCAATGATTTTAAAAGTAGAACCACCTACTCTTTCAGAAATAGAAATGATGAATCCGCAAACCATTGTCATTTCTGCTATTCAATTAAAAACACAAAAAAAAGAATATTTTGAAGCTTTAGCTTGTAAACGAATAACGGCTTTAGCTTTCGAATTTATTAAAGACGAAGATGGTTCATATCCGGCTGTAAAATCGTTATCCGAAATTGCCGGAACTGCATCTATTTTAATTGCTTCCGAATTAATGATTGGCGAAAACATTGGAAAAGGATTACTTTTCGGAAACATCACTGGAGTTCCACCAACAAAAGTTGTTATCATAGGAGCTGGAACTGTTGCTGAATATGCCGCTAGAACTGCCTTAGGTTTAGGTGCACATGTAAAAGTTTTTGATAATTCAATTACCAAATTACGTCGTTTACAAAACACTTTAAACCAAAGAATATTTACTTCAACCATTCAAGAAAAATCACTTTTAAAAGCACTTAGACGTTGTGACGTTGCTATTGGAGCAATGAAAGGAAAAAATAGAGCGCCAGTTGTGGTTACGGAAACAATGGTAGAACATATGAAAAAAGGCGCTATAATTGTCGATGTAAGTATTGATACTGGAGGATGTTTTGAAACTTCAGAAGTTACCACACATGAAAAACCAACTTTTATAAAAAATGGTGTAATTCATTATTGCGTGCCAAATATTCCTTCTCGTTATTCAAAAACGGCATCTTTATCAATTAGTAACATCATTTCTCCTTTCTTATTACACATTGCAGAAGATGGCGGAATTGAATCAGCGATTCGTTGCAATAGAGGATTAAAAAACGGAATTTATTGTTATCACGGATTATTGACCAACAAAGCTATTGCTGATTGGTTTAATTTAGAATATCGCGATATTAATTTGATTGTTTTTTAA
- a CDS encoding DUF4258 domain-containing protein, whose protein sequence is MKFQFRLAYYLFGLFLGGVFVMWFLKAKADDKGVQFCYLPNCRVLKDLRSKSLEIDSVAQQALNAKWVTLEDIKMSLQHGDVDFGKSNEPYKKGKIYVIEGKTSKNEDITITMVNYTNKVLLEKIEKK, encoded by the coding sequence ATGAAATTTCAGTTTCGATTAGCTTATTACTTATTTGGTTTATTTTTAGGAGGTGTTTTTGTTATGTGGTTTTTAAAAGCAAAAGCAGATGATAAAGGTGTACAATTTTGTTATTTACCAAATTGTCGTGTTTTAAAAGATTTAAGAAGTAAATCACTGGAAATCGATTCAGTTGCACAACAAGCATTAAATGCAAAATGGGTTACTTTAGAAGACATCAAGATGAGTTTACAACATGGAGATGTTGATTTTGGAAAAAGTAATGAACCTTATAAAAAAGGTAAAATATACGTTATTGAAGGTAAAACTTCTAAAAATGAAGACATTACCATTACTATGGTAAATTACACAAATAAAGTACTATTAGAAAAGATAGAAAAAAAGTAA
- a CDS encoding M20/M25/M40 family metallo-hydrolase, whose protein sequence is MSQTINFKKALTLAFTFSFTLISFSQEKHLKNIKQLTFGGDNAEAYFSPKGDKLTLQVTNKAFGVSCDQIFMLDLKAQEFNEKSLKLVSTGKGRTTCSFYMPDGKHILYASTHAADHSCPPPPKPIEGKYLWAIYPEYDIYIADLNGNIKKQLTNTPGYDAEAVVSPDGKKIAFTSIRSGDLEIYTMDIDGSNLKQITFGLGYDGGCFFSHDSKKIVFRSSRPKTAEAIKEYKDLLAQNLVAPSEMEIYTCNIDGSDLKQITSLGKANWAPYFHPSDKKIIFSSNHHSTRGYDFQLFMIDINGENLQQITWESEFNAFPMFSPDGKKLVFSSNRMQSKPRETNVFIADWVEGDVTEIAQPKSLKKHISYLASDELQGRLTGSEGEKKAAEYIAKEFKTLGLKPYANNTYFQKFNYKVKLNPHATDGSGDKANNGTNVIAFLDNKASKTIVIGAHYDHLGLNEHNHSTKPNSHGEIHNGADDNSSGVAGVLELARMLSTNKTKENANYIFALFSGEEDGLIGSKHMAETLKSLYPNVVTMINMDMIGRLDKDKSLVVGGVGTAPEFSNIVTKNKPAGFNVTLDNAGQGPSDHTSFYLKDIPVLYFFTGTHNDYHKPSDDEDKINYYGVRNIVDYVFRVSSDIEKLDKIEFTKTAMNSEKIVPKYKVTLGIMPDYTDHGDGLHIDGVTDNRPAHTAGILAGDILVKIGDCEIKEVYSYMDCLAQLNAGDEKDVIIMREGKPITVKVKF, encoded by the coding sequence ATGTCACAAACTATAAATTTTAAGAAAGCGCTTACTCTTGCTTTCACTTTTAGTTTTACTCTTATTTCATTTTCACAAGAAAAACATTTAAAAAACATTAAACAATTAACCTTTGGAGGCGATAATGCAGAAGCTTATTTTAGTCCGAAAGGAGATAAACTAACACTTCAAGTAACCAATAAAGCCTTCGGTGTTTCTTGTGACCAAATTTTTATGTTAGATTTAAAAGCACAAGAATTCAACGAAAAAAGTTTAAAGTTAGTTTCTACTGGAAAAGGAAGGACTACTTGTTCTTTTTATATGCCAGACGGCAAACATATTCTTTATGCATCAACACATGCTGCTGACCACTCTTGTCCTCCTCCACCAAAACCAATTGAAGGAAAATATCTTTGGGCAATTTATCCGGAATATGATATTTATATAGCCGATTTAAACGGAAATATCAAAAAGCAATTAACCAATACTCCAGGATATGATGCTGAAGCAGTAGTTTCACCTGATGGAAAAAAAATAGCGTTTACCAGCATTAGAAGTGGCGATTTAGAAATCTACACTATGGATATCGATGGAAGTAATTTAAAGCAAATCACATTCGGATTAGGATATGATGGTGGTTGCTTCTTTTCGCATGATAGTAAGAAAATTGTATTCCGTTCATCTCGACCAAAAACAGCAGAAGCGATTAAAGAATATAAAGATTTATTAGCGCAAAACTTAGTAGCGCCTTCTGAAATGGAAATCTACACTTGTAACATAGATGGTTCCGATTTAAAACAAATTACAAGTCTTGGAAAGGCAAATTGGGCGCCTTACTTCCACCCTTCTGATAAAAAAATTATCTTTTCTTCAAATCATCATTCTACTCGTGGTTACGATTTTCAATTGTTTATGATTGATATTAATGGAGAAAACTTACAGCAAATTACATGGGAAAGCGAATTCAATGCGTTTCCAATGTTTTCACCTGATGGAAAAAAACTAGTTTTCTCGAGCAATAGAATGCAAAGCAAACCAAGAGAAACTAATGTTTTTATAGCCGATTGGGTTGAAGGTGATGTTACTGAAATTGCTCAACCAAAATCATTAAAAAAACATATTAGCTATTTAGCTTCTGATGAATTACAAGGACGTTTAACGGGTTCGGAAGGAGAGAAAAAAGCAGCTGAATATATTGCAAAAGAATTCAAAACTTTAGGATTAAAACCTTATGCTAATAATACTTATTTCCAAAAATTCAATTATAAAGTAAAATTAAACCCACATGCAACAGATGGTTCTGGTGATAAAGCAAATAATGGAACCAATGTAATTGCCTTTTTAGACAATAAAGCTTCTAAGACAATAGTAATTGGAGCGCATTACGATCATTTAGGGTTAAACGAACACAATCATTCTACAAAACCTAATTCTCATGGAGAAATTCATAACGGAGCAGATGACAATTCTTCAGGAGTTGCTGGAGTATTAGAATTAGCTCGAATGTTATCTACTAATAAAACCAAAGAAAATGCCAATTACATTTTTGCTTTATTTTCAGGAGAGGAAGATGGTTTAATTGGATCAAAACATATGGCAGAAACTTTAAAATCATTGTATCCAAATGTAGTTACAATGATTAACATGGACATGATTGGACGTTTAGATAAAGATAAAAGTTTAGTTGTAGGTGGTGTTGGAACTGCTCCAGAATTTTCAAACATTGTAACCAAAAACAAACCAGCTGGATTCAATGTAACTTTGGACAATGCTGGTCAAGGTCCATCTGATCACACTTCTTTTTACCTAAAAGATATTCCGGTTTTGTATTTCTTTACAGGAACACATAACGACTATCACAAACCTAGTGATGATGAAGATAAAATCAACTATTATGGTGTAAGAAACATTGTTGATTATGTATTTAGAGTAAGTTCAGATATTGAAAAACTTGATAAAATTGAATTTACTAAAACTGCCATGAATTCAGAAAAAATTGTCCCTAAATACAAAGTTACATTAGGAATCATGCCAGATTATACCGATCATGGAGATGGTTTACACATCGATGGTGTTACTGATAATCGACCTGCTCATACTGCAGGAATTTTAGCTGGAGACATTCTAGTTAAAATTGGTGATTGCGAAATAAAAGAAGTTTATAGCTACATGGACTGTTTAGCGCAATTAAATGCTGGAGACGAAAAAGATGTTATTATCATGCGCGAAGGAAAACCTATTACGGTAAAAGTAAAATTTTAA